From Apium graveolens cultivar Ventura chromosome 9, ASM990537v1, whole genome shotgun sequence, the proteins below share one genomic window:
- the LOC141685532 gene encoding uncharacterized protein LOC141685532 — protein sequence MLNFMDAFSGYNQVRMNPEDIAKIAFITHRAVYAFIMMPFGLINAGATYPKMMNTIFKSQMGRNIESYVDDMISKSLMIPDHIKDLKECFDNLRRYNMKLNPKKCAFRVPSGKFLGFLVSERGIEANSEKINAIIEMKIPRTQKDIQIWLDVWWPSAAIKAQALAEFVIECTFPEQQPPASHELTQEEANPGTDCWKFYVDGSSTSERSRAGLILISPEGFTIQQVITFAFKATNNQAKYEALISGHRLAKSLGISKMVIYSDSQIVVKQTNGEYIVKDPTLAQYQAMVQNILGTTPDITKLQINRKENSKADELSKLMQNTSDLTSSVYFEELEAPNTAQFEVLCIGSTNNWMTPYIVYLRDRTHPEDQNKARYLKHKAAHFFLKNG from the exons ATGCTCAACTTTATGGACGCCTTTTCAGGGTACAACCAGGTCCGCATGAATCCCGAAGATATCGCCAAAATAGCCTTCATCACTCATAGGGCAGTCTACGCCTTCATCATGATGCCCTTCGGGCTCATCAACGCCGGAGCCACCTACCCGAAAATGATGAACACAATTTTCAAAAGCCAGATGGGGAGGAATATAGAATCTTATGTAGATGACATGATCTCCAAGTCGCTCATGATCCCGGATCATATAAAAGACCTCAAGGAGTGTTTTGACAACCTGAGGAGATACAACATGAAGTTGAACCCGAAGAAATGTGCATTCAGGGTACCTTCGGGCAAATTCCTGGGTTTCTTGGTCAGCGAAAGAGGAATAGAAGCAAACTCGGAGAAAATCAACGCTATAATAGAAATGAAGATACCTCGCACTCAGAAGGATATCCAGATTTGGCTGGATGTCTGGTGGCCCAGCGCAG CGATAAAGGCCCAGGCCTTAGCAGAATTCGTCATTGAATGCACCTTCCCAGAGCAGCAACCACCTGCGTCCCATGAGTTAACCCAAGAAGAAGCCAACCCAGGAACGGATTGCTGGAAGTTCTACGTGGACGGATCGTCTACGTCCGAGAGGTCCAGAGCTGGACTCATTCTAATCAGCCCGGAGGGGTTCACCATTCAACAAGTAATAACTTTTGCCTTCAAGGCAACGAACAATCAGGCTAAATATGAGGCACTCATCTCCGGGCACAGATTGGCAAAATCTCTTGGCATTTCGAAGATGGTCATCTACAGTGACTCTCAGATTGTGGTCAAGCAAACCAATGGAGAATATATTGTGAAAGATCCCACATTGGCACAATATCAAGCAATGGTGCAGAACATCCTGGGAACCACCCCCGACATCACCAAACTTCAGATCAATAGGAAGGAGAACTCCAAGGCAGATGAGCTGTCCAAGCTCATGCAGAATACTTCAGACCTCACTAGTTCAGTGTACTTCGAAGAGCTTGAGGCACCCAACACGGCGCAATTCGAGGTCCTGTGCATCGGCAGCACGAACAACTGGATGACCCCCTACATAGTTTACTTAAGGGACAGAACGCACCCGGAAGACCAGAACAAGGCCAGGTACCTAAAGCATAAAGCTGCTCATTTCTTCCTGAAAAATGGTTAG